The Vicia villosa cultivar HV-30 ecotype Madison, WI linkage group LG1, Vvil1.0, whole genome shotgun sequence genome includes a region encoding these proteins:
- the LOC131636602 gene encoding phenylacetaldehyde oxime monooxygenase CYP71AN24-like encodes MAFKMLSQKQITEAFSSPFSLPLFFLIIVLIFKFALRKSKPKTNLNELPSPPKLPIIGNLHQLGTLPHHSLRDLSLKYGNMMLLELGQKQTPALVVSSADVAMEIMKNHDIDFGSYGEKWRQKRKICVLELLSVKSVKSFQVIREEEVEEMVNKLREASSNSASVNLSEMLVSTTNNIICKSALGRKCEGEGNVKELARKVMIHLTTFVVGDYFPSLGWIDVFSGKIGEFKDTFRALDDLFDKVIEERLALKKIENDQFKKKGFVDILLQLQEDGMLGFELSNNDIKGILMDMFFGGTDTTSATLEWAISELMRHPSIMKKAQEEVRRVVGHKSKVEEIDINEMPYLKCVVKETLRLRPATPLMSPRETISSVNLKGHYIPKKTMVYVNNWAIQRDPKNWENPEEFMPERFEHSQVDFRGQDFQYIPFGFGRRGCPGMNFGIAMVEYILASLLYWYDWETNSGKQDIDMSEVFGLVVSKKEPLHLKPIAFSF; translated from the exons ATGGCTTTCAAAATGTTATCACAGAAACAGATTACAGAAGCTTTTTCTTCTCCCTTTAGTCTACCTCTTTTTTTCCTTATAATTGTGTTGATTTTTAAGTTTGCACTTagaaaatccaaacccaaaaCTAATCTTAATGAGCTTCCATCTCCACCAAAACTACCTATCATTGGTAATCTTCACCAGCTAGGCACACTTCCACACCATTCACTTCGAGACCTATCACTCAAATATGGAAACATGATGTTGTTGGAATTAGGACAAAAACAAACTCCAGCCTTAGTGGTTTCATCAGCAGATGTTGCCATGGAAATCATGAAAAATCATGATATAGATTTTGGAAGTTATGGAGAAAAATGGAGACAGAAAAGAAAAATATGTGTTCTAGAACTTTTGAGTGTGAAAAGTGTAAAATCATTTCAGGTTATAAGAGAAGAAGAAGTTGAAGAAATGGTGAATAAGTTACGTGAAGCTAGCTCAAATAGTGCATCTGTGAATCTTAGTGAGATGTTGGTTTCAACAACAAACAATATTATTTGTAAAAGTGCACTTGGAAGGAAGTGTGAAGGAGAAGGAAACGTGAAAGAGTTAGCAAGAAAAGTTATGATTCATCTTACAACTTTTGTTGTTGGAGATTATTTCCCTTCTTTGGGTTGGATTGATGTTTTTAGTGGAAAAATTGGGGAGTTTAAGGACACTTTTCGAGCACTTGATGATTTGTTTGATAAAGTGATTGAAGAGCGTTTGGCTTTAAAGAAGATAGAGAATGATCAATTCAAGAAGAAAGGGTTTGTGGATATTCTTCTTCAATTACAAGAGGATGGCATGCTTGGCTTTGAACTCTCCAATAATGATATCAAAGGAATTCTAATG GACATGTTTTTTGGTGGAACAGACACAACCTCTGCAACATTAGAATGGGCAATTTCAGAGCTCATGAGACATCCATCCATAATGAAGAAAGCACAAGAAGAAGTAAGAAGAGTTGTAGGCCATAAATCAAAAGTTGAAGAAATCGACATCAATGAAATGCCTTATTTAAAATGTGTAGTGAAAGAAACTCTAAGGTTACGTCCAGCTACTCCTCTTATGTCTCCTCGAGAAACAATATCGAGTGTGAATCTAAAAGGGCATTATATTCCTAAAAAAACAATGGTGTATGTAAACAATTGGGCAATACAAAGAGACCCTAAAAATTGGGAAAACCCTGAAGAGTTTATGCCTGAGAGATTTGAACACAGCCAAGTTGATTTTAGAGGTCAAGATTTTCAATACATTCCTTTTGGTTTTGGGAGAAGAGGATGTCCTGGAATGAATTTTGGAATAGCTATGGTTGAATATATACTTGCTAGCCTTCTTTATTGGTATGATTGGGAAACAAATTCAGGTAAACAAGATATAGATATGAGTGAGGTATTTGGACTTGTTGTATCAAAGAAAGAACCACTACACCTTAAACCAATAGCATTTTCATTTTAA